TGGGTTGATGCCTTATCTGACCCAAGGGTCACTTACGAGATACGTAGTATTTGGATCTCATACTGGTCTCAGGTAAAccatctctttcttttcctctttcaaTGCGTCACATATATTTTTGCGTCATTCTTGTTCTCTCGAATTTTGCAATGCTTTCCTGGGAACCTGTAATTTCTTCGTGATAGCCATGGAAAATGCAGTACTTACTGATGtgaaaagtgactaaaaatatgTTACATGCTGCAGGCTGACAAATCTCTAGGTCAGAAGCTTGCTTCTCGCCTCAATATCAGACCAAGCATATAAAAACGTTTCTGCAACCTGTGCCATTCCCTTCTCGAGAAGGTGGTGCAGAAAAAATAGGGAAAATGTAGTTTTTGTATGATGGTCATCCTGGTTGACAGAACCTGCAGTAAAGACAGTATTCATTCGGGTGCTGAAATAATTTCTTTGCTAATCCAATTAGGTACAAGATTAACGGATATTTTTACTGTTCGATGCCTTATATCGATGTATCATTGTTCGTTCATTTGGTTGGTTGATATACTGATTTACAGCCACCCAATTTTCTGAAAGTATAATGTTAACAATGATGCAGGTGTATAAGCAGTATCATTTCAAGGTTTTACTGCTTATATTGCCAGTATAATACCTTATCCTGCCAAAGTTTTAGCTTACAAGGCAAACATTAAGCTGCTATAATCCAGTAAACTGGCTGCTTGTCAACCAAATTTATTGTGTTAATTACTTCATTTGGTTGATCGTTAATTAATGAGACTGTACAGTGAATTGAAACCTTGGCTAACTTGGTAATAACCTCAAATTCATGACATTAAGCTTTTTAAAGATTTCAAACTTGATTATAGTCCAAACCAGTGTTGCCTAAACTGGACCGAATTAAGTAGTTATGTTAAATTCTTGGAAATTTATAGCTAGCAAATCCTCTAGATGTGGATGAGACATTATTATAGTTCATAGATTCACGGTTTCATGACTTTAAAGCTAATGTGGGTTATGACGTTGGAACTCATCTTGATTTAGTTTATGTTGGAATAGGTTTAGGTATCCCACTTTGTGTGAATATAACATTTTTATGGGTTCTATTTTATTTGTAGTGGTGATTTAGAAAAGtactaaaagaaaagaaaaagaatactattttttctttgttttttagaGCAGGGAAAGTGTGGAATATaagaagtggggagagaaatATGAACCCAAAACTTCtaatttctgaaatttcaaCCTTTAACTGCCGACAGAAAAAAAGATTCATGTATCGAAACTTTTCTTATTTTCGCATTGCATTTGCTCCTCTCTGGCTTTTTTTATATACATGGTACCATCCATGCAAaattttacctatttttctttctttgtgttttttctttacttttatttttgaaGGAAGTATACCTGGATTTTTTAAAGCAAAATTAACTTACACATATACAAAATGGAAATCTTTGCTTTCAAATCAAAGCTATACATCCTTCTTTGGCCTTTTTCCATGTTTACTGACAGCTTAAACCAAGGAGTCAATGAAGAAtctttaaataaaataaaatctagcAATCCTTAAGGAGGTGCATCAAGTCTTTTTCCTTAGTTgatttaagggataatttcagaaacctcccttgaggtttcattAAATATCACTTAGCTCtcttaaacttttcaaaatctcaTTTAGCACCCTTGAAGTGATAGTAGGGCCATATACTAATATCAAAGGTGATGAATTGTCAATAATAAcctcatatttaaattttctaaacttggttttctttctctaaatttcctacttttctttaacaatgtctatacaaacatacatacatatatatatatacatatatatatatatatatgcatgtatGTATAATTGAATTGCAAATGTCAATAAAATATCGGATTTAATCAATGAAatattcaatgcatttggagaAGAATAGCTGCaggttctttttatttttttccttttttggtgtttcacaattttatttatttatttattcctatTCATGTAGAGCGCAAGAGAATTAAAGTAATTGAAACTCCAaatagtttttcaaattcagactttttctataataaaattttcatattttacaCCCATAAAAAAAGTTTATCTATTTTAagtaaattttttgtatgatattgaAGTTAAATTTCatctattacttagttttttttgctcaaatataTGATTTTACATGCTAATTACCTTCGACGCTATGAAGGGTTCTATTAGtagaaatggtttaaaaaatagtATTTGCTTTTACTATCTCTTTCTACTGTAAAAGTGACAATTAGCTGTAACATAAAATCTTATCAATTTTCATCTCCCCACTTTTAAGATGGTTCCAATTTAGTACTTTTTTCCTTGGTTTGTAAAATGTTCATTTTTTATAGCCTAAGGGTATTAAAGGCACTAAAATAATCTCTCTCCTCaaacatgaattttttaatattacttttggttGGAAGGGCTTTTAATATTATCAAAATGTCAATTCAATGGGTGCtaagtgagattttgaaaacctcAAGGGTGCTACGTGATATTTCataaaacctcaagggaggttcataaaattatctcttgatttaaacttgaaatttcaaaatgacAACCATCACCAAAGTATTTTCTCTTACTCTCCTTCGTTGGAAAACTTCTCATATATTTCATGTCAAGCTACATACATATATGGGAAATAAGAAGATGATGATAATTCGCAAGAGTTACGGACACATCTAAGTCATTAGATGATTTGAAGTATCACACATGAAACTTTTTACGGGCCAATCGGTAAGTGCAATTGCTTTCCGTTTTGGTGATGGTTTCTTTCCTCATTCTCTCTTTCCATGTCCACATTAGTCACCCTTTCTATCTTTCTCTTATGTTGTTGCATTTCTCTCTTCTCCCTTCCTCTCACCATCGCACTATCTTTAGAGTTCTCAATTCTTCTATTACTTTTTAAAGTAGCATATTTCAATCGGCAATTCCTACCTTTTTTACCAAATAACATCTACCTCAATTTTCTTCGAACCCTGAATTGAGACTAACAATTATGCATCGATTCAATCTTTGTATCCAACTTTAAACTAAGTTACTCTGCTTTGTAACCAATGACCATTTAGAAGGAATTGGAATTTTTTACAGAAAGTGAAGATTCTGCCGTGACTAAATTGAGCATTAGTAGTTGTGTGAGGTAGAGTTTTCTGGCAGTTGTTTTGTAGTTTGTGTTGAAACTTTTGTAAATCTAATTGTAAAATTATATTggacaaattacattttacccccatGATTTAGTACTTTTTTACGTAACtcccctatagtttcaaaagttatacataatcccttcatagtttggattaaagtgtcaaagtgaatgaaatagtcattcgtaacgaaatttctaaaaatgtcgaaattatcCTTATCAATACATGACACACTAATcccgtatgatttttatattttaccgtATAATCCCCTTAtgatttaatactttaccatataaccgccttataattttcaaaatatacacataaccccctttggttaataaataactttcaactttacataaggggATTTTTTACgttttaggtgattccgttacgaatgatcatttccgtcactttgatactttaatccaaatcatgagagggttatgtatagcttttgaaaccatatgggagttatgtaaaaaaacactaaatcactggggataaagtggaatttgcccaATTATATTCAATAGGTTGAACAGATTTCCAACTAGGTTATCCATTTTTCTAGATTCATTGTAATTCGCCAATTTGTGATTATTTTCAACGAATAATAGATGACCATCACCAGTTATCGGTGTGGCATTGTTCTTGCTTAAGCTTTGAAAAGCAAAGGAATTTTAGCAGCAAAAAccaagcaaaataaaaaagtaaaaggaaaaaaagagtaAAACTTAAGCTAGACAACTGGTAGATATAGCATTTGTAAGTTTTGTTCTTGTTTAAGTAAGGAAAAACAAATGAATTTTAGCACCAAAaaacaatcaaaataaaaagagaaaaaagtaaAACTTAAGCTTAACAActtgtgtgtgcgtgtgtgtgtgtatatatataaacagAGGTTCAATGATGGTAAAAGAAAAATCTTTTTGAACGATTATAAATCATATTGacattattttattagtttacaAAGATGTACAAATCATGTACTATTCTAACACGATCAATTGATATGTTTAGAACGTTAATTGCTCGTCAGCAATTATTATAAATGGTTAATAAGCGGAATGAGAAGATTCAAatacaattaaaaaataatgtACGAGTTTGGCAATCACACATTTGAGCAGAATTAATACGAATAGTGcccatattgaaaaaaaaatctcggTTTATTTTTTAGACCCTTTTCTCGTAAATGAGGCGTTTCCaaaataaaacacacaaaaaaataaaggaaaaaaggaatcCCTCAAAGTGGATAGGCACGACGACAAGTGGTGGCCTACTCAAACAACAGTGATGGATGACTGGCCGGCTGGTCCTTTCATAACAGCACTGCAATCTaatcattcattttttatttttattttgccaTTCTTGCAATATTTACCTCGCTTAGTGCTTCGGGTTCGAGATCCATGGTGGTAGTATTTGGTCCGATATTCCGTAACAAGAAAGCGTTTTTAGCGTTCAAATTCTTCAACTGCTTCTTTCTTTGTGCTTAAAAAGTTCTCCCTCCttttcctccctcctttctGACTGTTTCCTAATTCCAAGAGTTTGGATTGgatctctttctctctctctctcgttctTGAGAGGCCTCACTTCTCCACTCAggtactcattttttttctttatctttttaattttgATCTGCGGCTATTAGTCAATTGACGTGATCAATTTGCAATTTGGCTTTTCTCGATGCATTTTGCATCTGGGTTGTTGCTATTTTCTGTTTTTTCTCCATTAAAGTATGCTCTTTGGCTCTTGCCCAACCCTGGATGCCACTGTGTATACAAAGCGGGCTACTGCCAGTAGTCGGATAAGCTGAATTTTTGCATGGTTAGATTGTTGGCGCCTAAAAGGAAGATGGGTAGTTTTAAAGAATAACCCGTTTGTTTTAAGCCTGACTTGTCTACTTGGGCACTGAATTTGATTCCTTAGTTTCGAGCTTGGATGCTTAATTGTTGTGATCAATCTGGCATTTCTTGATCCATTTTCATTTCAGTTCGAGGTATATTTTCATTCTTTCTGGGAAATAATTTGAATGATGTTGGCCTGCCCGGGGAAAGAGGATGCGTATATAGCTTTGAACTTTAAAACATGCTAAAGAATATGCTGACCTTTTGCATGGTATTGTTTAGTTGTTGACGCCTCAAGTATCCTGTTTACTTTAGATGCTAAATACTTTATATCCATTTGggattttctcttgatttatTTTCACCTGGGTTTCCAATTTTATTAGGAGTAAATATTTGCCAATGCTGTAGCAGGTAGGCTAAACTTTTGCAATGTATGGTTTGCAGCTTCTTAAGAAAAGTTTCTAATTTAAAGGATCATTATCAGTTATTTAGATACCGAGCAACTGACAGTTTGAATTCTGTATTTATTTTATAGTGATTGAATTCTCAATAATATGGAGAAGGCAGACCCTGCACAGAAGCTCTACACGAGGTTGCGGCTCTGGGAGTTTCCGGACGAATATGTTATTGAGCCCACTGATGGTTCTTCTGGCTCCTCCTTGTCCATCAGTCGTGTGGATGGATCTATAAAGCTCATTGGTTGGTTAATTCATGCTGCTGTAGTCTGCAAGGATATTCTCTTTCTGTTAagttttaagtttttatattgTCTAGCAGCTGGAGTTCGGCATCTTAAAAAGTGTCGATTTGTTTCTTCCAGATGACATACCACAGTGCACTTCACTTCGTGTTCCTAAAATACAGACCATTTTTGGTGTAGTCGGGCTGTTAAAGCTTCTCGCAGGCAGGTTTTTCTTATCCAAAACCtaatattttgaagaaatttctgATGTTTTTTTATCTTTATGTGATTGTTTATCTAGTATAGCTGCATGGCCATTTATAGTTTTGATAACGAGGCAAATcagcattttttttaaacatatgGAACATTGTCTTtagttcttttgtttgtttgtttatgCCTCCCTAGCATAGAAGAGACTATTGGGGACGACCATTTAAACATTGTGTGGGTAGTAGATTAGTTTTGTATGGTTAAATTCTTGTGGAAGTTTGTATATTCAAGATGTTGGATTTAATTGAGCTCACATGTCATCCTGGAGTCAGTGTGTCAGAACTGTTGTTCATATTGTGATATGGAATGTTTGAAGGCTGCTATTGTTTTTAATTTAGTAGTTGATGATCCTGGAGTAGTACAATCATTACTATAGTGcttgttattaatttttttttgttgataacTTTGTGTGCTTTTAGGGTCGTATTTATTGGTTATAACTGAACGTGAATGTGTTGGATCTTACCTGGGGCATCCAATCTTCAAGGTCTCATCAATGAAGGTTTTTCCTTGTGACCATTCTCTCAAAAACTCTCCAGCTGAGCAGGTCTATTCTCAATCTTCTTTTGCCTTATATACTTTGATTTCAGTTAGCGTCCGTTGTTCTTGAGCAAATAGTAATATGTGAAGTATTTGGCAGAAGAAGATGGAAACTGAGTTTTCTGGACTTCTTAGTGTTGCAGAAAAGACTCCTGGTTTGTATTTCTCTTACGATGTCAACATCACGCTCAGGTAATTCTTGTTTTGATTTCTTTGTTTCATTTTGAACCTAGAACTGCAATTGAATGAGATTGTCTAGTGGTTtgttaatgaaaaaaaaaatattcagaCATACCattgttttcaaattttgagcaaTAAACAGAAATAATCATTTTTCTGCCACATGAAGTCAGAAATCATGTTATGCTTCAGAACTCTTTTGGTTTTTCGTTGATACAGGGAACCTTGCTATACTGTGTGGTGGTCTTCATCAGTCTAGATATGGTTCTTTTTCTAATGTTGTATGCATGTCTCTGGGTAGAAAGTTGAAGCCTAATGATGAGAAAAATCTTCTTCTTTGAAGATTTAAGATGCCAAATTTTTAATGTTCTCATTAAGCTATGCACATGTGTCTTGCTCTAGTGCATTAAATCATTGTTTTTCTAATTTAAAGGTAGAAATGTCTATGAGGAAAGTGTATTGGAGAAAAGCTTTGTTTGAGATCTTTCTTTTGCTGTACTCTTTCTTTCAGTCCTCACATGAGATTTGAAGGCAAGGAGTTGAGTGTCCCATCTAATGGATCTAGTGTGTTTATTCTACAAGTGCCTTTCTAGTCTCTAGGATTTgtacaagaaatttctgtttattTTGCAATCTAAAATCATTTTGAATCATGAAGACACTGTTTAATTTGTATTGCAGCGCACAAAGATTACATGATTTAGGTGATGAATCAAAGCTACTCCCTTTATGGAGACAAGTAAGCTAACTTGATTTTAATGTTGCTTCAAAACATTTGCTTAGAAAACAAAGGTTGATGTTATCACTACCAAACCTGAGTTTTGTTTTAGTTGGTTGGGCTGAGTACAAGCATTTATGTCTCTGACATCACCTTACGCATTCATCACAAACATTTTATTCTTCAGGCAGATCCTCGATTTCTTTGGAACAATTATATGTTGGAAGTGCTTATAGATCACAAGGTTAGAAATTTCCTAGACTAGTGATGTCAATTCTTAACTCATTCTCTTAAAGTTTCTTAGACATTTCTGTCTTATGTAACATGTGCAGCTTGATCCTTACTTGCTTCCTCTGGTTCAAGGGAGTATCCTCCTTTGTTAATTTGTAAAATTTGGATTTCTGAGCTTTAAATTTAGTTGATATACTTGAGCTGGTTCGCTCTGAAAAGAGGTTTTATGTATCAATCCATGTTGCCAAAACCTTAActtccttttttgtttatttgtaaAATGTGGATTTCTGAGCTTTAAATTTAGTTGATATGCTTGAGCTGGTTCGCTATGAAAGAGGTTTTGTATATCAGTCCATGTTGCAAAAACCTTAACTTACCATCAGGTTTCAATCACTTTCAAGCTGCTATTGGAAAGGACATCATTGATGTTACACTGATTGCTCGGAGATGCACCAGGAGAACTGGTATTGAAAATTCTGGCCGTTAACTTTTATTACTCTTTTGTCCTTTTTCTAATTTAGTCTTTGCATAGAAACAAATGTCCGAAGATATTAAAAATTTGAGGAACcgaaaaatgagaaaagaggAGCTAAGTTATGGAAGATACGGTGGGAAGTTTTCATGTACCACTTCCAGTTTGAGTTTCAGATCTGATCATGATGTATATACTTGGAATTGGCTAGAACCCAAATTCTTTGTCTTTCTACCCAGCCTGCTCTTCAATTGGATGTGATTGTTCAATCCTGGAGTATGTGCTCTCAGTTGCATCTGATGCTTGATAAGTGGTATTGTAAAAAATGCTTGGCAGAAAAGTtgcttgaaaattgaaaggtTGTTCTTGTAATTAAAGCTCTgagaatttaaaaaatatatatatggaataaatcgtaaaaaataatatatgaaAAGGCATTTGTGTCATTTCAAGCTACATTTTGCTGAAAAGAAATTGGATGAGGTTAGTTCAGTCAATTAAGAAGTTGTCTCTAATTGTTTCTTACAATTACTTCTTTCCAGTTACACTACCCAACGAAAATGATCTCTTATATAGCTTCATTTTGTATCTTACCTGCATTGTCTTCGGTACTGCTTAATTTTGTTGCTCCCACATTATTGACCCTGCGGCTGGATACCATTCAACTTTGTGTTGCTTTGACACTATTGTTGCAACCGAGCATGGATAATGTCAACATATTGAACCACCCATGtactcaaaaaagaaaagaaaggaaaagtttCTTTGTGGTGTGATACTCTTCATTATTCAATTTTCTTGGCTGCCCTCTCAACTAATGCTGATAATGTTTGAAGGTACAAGAATGTGGAGAAGAGGAGCTGATTCTGATGGTTTTGTGGCAAACTTTGTGGAAAGTGAACAGATTGTACAGTTGAATGGCCATACAGCATCTTTTGTTCAGGTTCAAGTCTTCATTTTCTCTCTTCTAAtcatttctagttttttttcACATGCCATTTTTGTTAGTTGAACTGCTTTTGGTTTTATGAACATAGATGACTAAACTTATTAGTGGAAGAGCCAGGAAAATATCAGTGGAAGCACAAATATATATGCATCATTTTTTAGTTCTATGGTATGGAACAATAGTGATATTCACACAGAAAGTGATAACAATTAGCAAAATAAATAATCAGTAAATTTTATGCTTGGATGCTGCTCTATTTTCTTGTGTGATATCTAGCCTTGACGCTGCTGTATCTTCTTGTCTGATATCTAGCCTTGACGCTGCTGTATTTTCTTGTCTGATCTCCATAACCTTGATGGATAAACAGCTAATAAGTCTGATAAGTCTAATATTGCTCCAGCTAGAAACTAATGCTTCCTGTTGTAAGGAAGATGAGGTCCTTTTCAGGATCTGACAAAATCTTGAGTTGCAGACATGCCAGTTCTGCATAAGTCTTTTACTTAACTTTTCAATTAAATTCTTCCATTGATGTTTTTCTTATCAGCTGCTACTGTCACTGGAAACTTTTCCATGTCACAATCATCTTTGTGGTGAGTTTAGCTAATTTAATTGAAGAAATCTGTTCAGAAaccaaatattttaaaaagacTTGTCCTTGAACATGATGGAATGCAAGCTTTTGTAGTATATAGTAGTGATgtcaaattcttgattgaagaTACATTTTAGTAGCATCAGTTTTATCTTAAATATAATTATTCTGATAATGTTTCTGTTTTCAGGTCCGAGGTTCAATTCCATTAATGTGGGACCAGATTGTTGATTTGACATATAAGCCTAAGTTTGAGATTGTGAGGCTTGAGGAAGCTGTAAGTGGCAAAGCTCTGTAATTCTAGATTTGCTTCCAAAACCTGTGCCCTTCATTCTTTTAATGAATCATGTAAAATGCTGCAGCCTCGAGTAGCTGAGCGCCACATTTTGGATCTGAGAAAGAAATATGGAAACGTTCTAGCAGTAGATCTTGTTAATAAGGTACACTTTTGCTTTTATCATCCCAATTCAGATTTATTTCTATGGAATTAGTTGGGACATTTCTGCTGGAAGTTACCTTGAAATGTTTTATAGGGATGCCAGCACCTGTAATTACTTGTACAATTTTGAGATATCATATGCCAAATTATAGCTTTCGATAAGCTGAATGAACGAGAATCAACTGGACATGTTGATAAATGTAGTAATGCTTTTGATTGGTGTCAGAGTACGTGTTTACTCGTTCATAACATCGATATAATTTTGATCTGATGATGGCATGAGTTAATTCAAATCAGGTGGTTGAACATAGATTTTGGTCGTAAGTTTTCTGGAAAGAAGAGATAGATTTACTGGTTCAATTTAGGAAAAATACATTATGACTCTGATGATTGTTTGCAATAAAGCAAAAGAATTGATGCAAAGTTTGTGTGACTTGTCTAAGTAATTTGATAGCTGGGTTGTTCATAATATAGATGAAGTTTTAAGCTGGTGGAGCATTCTGAACCATACTTCTGCCTCCTTTgtcttcccccttttttttttgggaatgaTAAGCTTCTTGACGTATGTGCATGCATGAGAATATACATGCAATAATGTCTGAATTCTTTGTTCTTAGCGTTTCTAATATCTTTACCAGCATGGAGGTGAGGGTCGCTTGTGTGAAAAGTTTGCCAATGCAATGCAGCATGTTGTTAGTGATGATGTGAGGTATAATCATTTCCACATAAGGCTATTTGTCAATTGAATGTTAAGTGAactataatttttgttttaatatctTCTGAGTGTTGCAGATACCTGCACTTCGATTTTCACCAAATATGCGGGCATGTTCACTTCGAGCGCCTCTCTATCTTATATgatcaaattgaaaatttccTCATAAAGAATCGGTATGGATTAAAAGTTCATCTGCTGGATTCAATATTTAGTCTTGTTAGACTGATTGATCATCATTGATATCACATACTAATATTGCTTCTTAACATAATTTTGTTCATAGAGTTTATCGTTTCTTCTTGTTGGCCTTTCCTATTGAATGGCAAAATATTAGGACTATAATATAGCATTTGTGAGTTAAAATGTGGAAGGAAATATCTATTGAAAATTATGTAAAATCTGGAGTGGCCCAATTTGCTTTAATTGGTGGGGTTGACAATTTCAGGCATTGAGGATCATTTTGGGGGTGTCACTTAATATTGATACTTTTCAATCCATTGTCCATCATCCAGCGTTTGTAGTGCCTTACGCTTTTTCAATCAGATTCATACTTATGCTTTTGAGATTGTAGGTACTTTTTGTTAAATGAAAAAGGTGAGAAAGTTGAGGTGCAACTTGGAGTTGTGAGGACCAATTGCATTGATTGCTTAGACCGCACAAATGTTACCCAGGTACATTTCTCCTCCTATAATGGTGATGTTCGTTAATGTTTAAAGGTAATTTGCTGCCCC
The genomic region above belongs to Coffea arabica cultivar ET-39 chromosome 7c, Coffea Arabica ET-39 HiFi, whole genome shotgun sequence and contains:
- the LOC113698006 gene encoding phosphoinositide phosphatase SAC7-like, translating into MEKADPAQKLYTRLRLWEFPDEYVIEPTDGSSGSSLSISRVDGSIKLIDDIPQCTSLRVPKIQTIFGVVGLLKLLAGSYLLVITERECVGSYLGHPIFKVSSMKVFPCDHSLKNSPAEQKKMETEFSGLLSVAEKTPGLYFSYDVNITLSAQRLHDLGDESKLLPLWRQADPRFLWNNYMLEVLIDHKLDPYLLPLVQGSFNHFQAAIGKDIIDVTLIARRCTRRTGTRMWRRGADSDGFVANFVESEQIVQLNGHTASFVQVRGSIPLMWDQIVDLTYKPKFEIVRLEEAPRVAERHILDLRKKYGNVLAVDLVNKHGGEGRLCEKFANAMQHVVSDDVRYLHFDFHQICGHVHFERLSILYDQIENFLIKNRYFLLNEKGEKVEVQLGVVRTNCIDCLDRTNVTQSMLGRKMLEFQLRRLGIFDAEETISTHPNFDESFKILWANHGDDISIQYSGTPALKGDFVRYGQRTIQGILKDGWNALMRYYLNNFCDGTKQDAIDLLQGHFIVSVSRDMTPTSQKGGIEAIASFPLALSVIMTGFFFAFMSLRRVRSDFWQLLFSILWAGGSLAIAAFVKANGRVFCNRPRLHQPRR